In the genome of Meles meles chromosome 4, mMelMel3.1 paternal haplotype, whole genome shotgun sequence, one region contains:
- the VWA5B2 gene encoding von Willebrand factor A domain-containing protein 5B2 isoform X6 produces MPGLYCPSSWTPLPLTDSWVRACANGPCLSLRARLTYHNPQPQPVEGVFVYPLAEAEVVSGFEAEAAGRRVSFQLQSRRRLQAACCRALGPGWGASTPRRCPQGHLVLDPAQARSALVLPTGLINAAGTMTVTLCSSRELPSRPDGVLRVALPSVLTPLASSGPPGPPRPPGLCDDSPTSCFGVGSPQEEGFAWEEPAAPQDVFSGPARCPALYTFSFEMLVTGPCLLAGLESPSHALRADAPPHASSAATICVTLAEGHRCDRALEILLYPSEPHQPHLMLEAGSLSSAEYEAQVRARRDFQRLQRRDSDGDRQVWFLQRRFHKDILLNPVLVLSFCPDLSSKPGHLGTATRELLFLLDGSSVAHKDAIVLAVKSLPPQTLINLAVFGTAVQPLFPESRPCSDDTVQLICDSVETLQAASGPPDVLAALTWAMGQPQHRAHPRQLFLLTAASPLAAATHQSLDLMRWHRGAARCFSFGLGPACHQLLQGLSALSRGRAYFPRPGERLQPMLVQALRKALEPALSDISVDWFVPDAVEALLTPREIPALYPGDRLLGYCSLFRVDGFRPRAPGGPEPGWQSLGGSVFPSPEEAPSANSPGTEPTGTSELLGTGTVSAELSSPWAAGDSEQSTDALTEPVTDPGPNPSSDTAIWRRIFQSSYIREQYVLTHCSASPEPGPGSTGSSESPGSQGPGSPESMAPLHPPSQQGCRSLAWGEPAGSRSCPLPPPPLAPVKSGALSAEVLGRRRRVALAGRSLSSPPGQVNPVPGHPQHPSLGTAPDGPGPESGQQLGQGLDDSGNLLSPAPMDWDMLMEPPFLFTALPPNGESAPPAEALPPQAPRCHVVIRALCGEQPMCWEVGVGLETLWGPGDDGSLPLSSPEREGAWDQALHRLTAASVVRDNEQLALRGGAEATADRGHARRSWLRALQTSKVSSAPSCFTCPVAVDATTREVLPSALQVRSSELAELLSTSPAPQGHLDATPLSTDVQSRGPQGGSPVAGWNLNPNGNPKLATGSPPRLPPKPPSRLSLGGGRARGSDSHRLHSPHRGQASDSNSEGSDHDYLPLVRLQEAPGSFRLDAPFCAAVRIPQERLCRASPFAVHRASLSPTSASSPWALLGPGVGQGDSATASCSPSPSSGSEGPGQVDSGRGSDTEASEGAEGLGGADLRGRTWATAVALAWLEHRCAAAFGEWELAAAKADCWLRAQHLPDGLDLAALKAAARGLFLLLRHWDQNLQLHLLCYSPANV; encoded by the exons ATGCCCGGCCTGTACTGCCCCTCCAGCTGGACGCCGCTGCCCCTCACCGATTCCTGGGTTCGGGCCTGCGCCAACGGCCCATGCCTCAGCCTGCGGGCCCGGCTCACCTACCACAATCCGCAACCGCAGCCGGTGGAAG GCGTGTTCGTGTACCCACTGGCGGAGGCCGAAGTGGTCTCGGGCTTCGAGGCGGAGGCGGCCGGACGGCGCGTCTCGTTCCAGCTGCAGAGCCGGCGACGCTTGCAGGCCGCTTGCTGCCGCGCTCTGGGCCCCGGGTGGGGGGCCTCCACGCCCCGCCGCTGCCCGCAGG GTCATCTTGTCTTGGATCCGGCCCAGGCCCGGTCTGCACTGGTGCTGCCCACAGGCCTCATCAACGCGGCTGGCACCATGACGGTGACCCTGTGCAGCAGCCGGGAGCTGCCCTCCAGGCCTGATGGGGTGCTGCGCGTGGCTCTCCCCTCTGTGCTCACCCCGCTGGCCTCATCAGGCCCACCGGGGCCCCCCAGGCCTCCGGGGCTCTGTGACGACAG CCCCACCAGCTGCTTTGGGGTGGGCAGCCCTCAGGAGGAAGGGTTTGCCTGGGAGGAGCCTGCTGCCCCTCAGGATGTGTTCTCAGGCCCTGCCCGCTGCCCTGCCCTGTACACCTTCTCCTTCGAGATGCTGGTCACTGGGCCATGCCTGCTGGCAG GCCTGGAGAGCCCCTCTCATGCTCTGCGGGCTGATGCCCCCCCTCATGCCAGCTCTGCAGCCACCATCTGTGTCACACTAGCAGAGGGCCACCGCTGTGACCGCGCATTGGAGATCCTGCTGTACCCCAGTG AGCCCCACCAGCCACACTTGATGCTAGAGGCTGGCAGCCTGAGCTCAGCAGAATATGAGGCCCAGGTGAGGGCCCGCCGGGACTTCCAGAGGCTACAGCGAAGGGACAGTGATGGGGACCGGCAG GTGTGGTTCCTGCAACGCCGCTTCCACAAGGACATCCTGCTGAATCCGGTGCTGGTGCTTAGCTTCTGCCCAGACTTGAGCTCCAAGCCGGGACACCTGGGCACAGCTACCCGGGAGCTCCTTTTCCTGCTGGACGGCAGCAGTGTAGCACACAAG GATGCCATTGTTCTGGCTGTGAAGTCACTACCACCACAGACACTCATCAACCTGGCTGTGTTTGGCACGGCGGTGCAGCCCCTCTTCCCAGAGAGCCGACCTTGCAGTGAC GACACTGTGCAACTGATCTGCGACAGTGTTGAGACCCTGCAGGCTGCAAGTGGTCCCCCAGATGTGCTGGCTGCACTGACCTGGGCCATGGGGCAGCCCCAGCACAGGGCCCACCCCAGGCAGCTATTCCTGCTGACCGCTGCCTCGCCCTTGGCTGCTGCCACCCATCAAAGCCTGGACCTCATGAGATGGCACAGGGGGGCAGCCAG GTGCTTCTCCTTTGGGCTGGGGCCTGCCTGCCACCAGCTGCTTCAGGGTCTGTCTGCTCTCAGTAGAGGCCGGGCCTACTTCCCAAGGCCTGGGGAGAGGCTGCAGCCCATG CTGGTGCAGGCTCTGCGGAAGGCACTGGAGCCCGCCCTGAGCGACATCTCTGTGGACTGGTTTGTGCCCGACGCGGTGGAGGCACTGCTGACACCCCGGGAGATCCCGGCACTCTACCCTGGGGACCGGCTGCTCGGCTACTGCTCGCTGTTCAGGGTGGATGGCTTCCGGCCCCGTGCCCCCGGG GGCCCAGAACCTGGCTGGCAGAGCTTGGGAGGCTCCGTGTTCCCATCCCCAGAGGAAGCACCATCTGCCAATAGTCCTGGCACTGAGCCCACTGGCACCTCGGAGCTGCTGGGAACAGGCACTGTGTCAGCGGAGCTGTCCAGCCCGTGGGCTGCTGGGGACTCAGAGCAGA GTACTGATGCTCTGACAGAGCCTGTCACAGACCCTGGACCCAACCCCTCCTCGGATACGGCCATATGGCGCCGCATCTTCCAGTCGTCCTACATCCGGGAGCAGTATGTGCTCACCCACTGCTCCGCCAGCCCTGAGCCAGGTCCAGGTTCCACAGGCAGCAGCGAATCCCCTGGCTCCCAAGGCCCTGGCTCCCCCGAGAGCATGGCTCCCCTGCATCCCCCTTCTCAGCAGGGCTGCCGCAGCCTGGCCTGGGGAGAACCTGCAGGCTCCCGCTCCTGCCCCCTGCCTCCGCCCCCGCTGGCTCCAGTCAAG TCTGGGGCCTTGAGCGCGGAGGTGCTAGGTCGTCGACGCAGAGTGGCTCTGGCTGGCCGGAGCCTCTCATCGCCCCCAGGCCAGGTGAACCCAGTCCCTGGCCATCCCCAGCACCCCTCTCTGGGCACAGCACCCGACGGGCCAGGCCCTGAGTCAGGGCAGCAGCTGGGACAGGGCCTGGATGACTCAG GAAAcctgctctccccagcccctATGGACTGGGACATGTTGATGGAACCCCCCTTCTTATTCACGGCTCTGCCCCCCAATGGGGAGTCGGCTCCTCCAGCAGAGGCACTGCCTCCCCAGGCTCCACGCTGCCATGTGGTGATCCGGGCCCTGTGTGGGGAGCAGCCTATGTGCTGGGAGGTGGGTGTTGGCCTAGAGACACTGTGGGGACCTGGTGATGATGGCTCACTGCCTCTGTCATCCCCTGAAAGAGAAGGTGCTTGGGACCAAGCACTCCATCGGCTGACAGCAGCCTCCGTGGTCCGGGACAATGAGCAGCTGGCCCTCCGTGGAGGGGCTGAGGCCACGGCTGACCGAG GCCATGCCCGGAGGTCCTGGCTCCGAGCCCTTCAGACAAGCAAGGTcagctctgccccttcctgcttcACTTGCCCAGTAGCTGTGGATGCCACCACCAGGGAGGTCCTACCCTCAGCCCTGCAGGTGCGGAGCTCAG AGCTGGCTGAGCTCCTAAGCACTTCTCCTGCCCCTCAGGGCCATCTAGATGCAACTCCTCTGTCCACAGATGTGCAGTCTAGAG GACCTCAGGGAGGCTCTCCGGTGGCCGGCTGGAACCTGAACCCAAATGGCAACCCCAAGTTGGCCACCGGAAGTCCTCCTCGCCTCCCCCCCAAGCCTCCTTCTAGGCTcagcctgggtggggggagggccagaggctCTGACAGCCACCGACTCCACAGCCCCCACCGGGGCCAGGCTAGTGACAGCAACAGTGAAGGCAGCGACCACGACTACTTGCCCTTG GTGCGGCTGCAGGAGGCTCCTGGCTCCTTCCGTCTGGACGCGCCCTTCTGTGCAGCGGTGCGCATCCCGCAGGAACGCCTGTGCCGCGCCTCGCCCTTCGCTGTGCACCGCGCCAGCCTCAGCCCCACCTCGGCCTCCTCTCCCTGGGCACTTCTGGGACCAGGTGTGGGCCAGGGCGACAGTGCCACAGCCTCCTGCAGCCCGTCCCCCAGCTCAGGCTCCGAGGGCCCAGGCCAGGTGGACAGCGGGAGGGGCTCCGACACCGAGGCCTCAGAGGGCGCCGAAGGGCTAGGCGGTGCCGACCTGCGGGGCCGGACCTGGGCCACAGCTGTGGCCCTCGCGTGGCTGGAGCACCGCTGCGCTGCCGCCTTTGGCGAGTGGGAACTTGCAGCGGCTAAAGCCGACTGTTGGCTGCGGGCGCAGCACCTGCCGGATGGCCTTGACCTGGCTGCCCTCAAAGCTGCGGCTCGGggtctcttcctgctgctccgcCACTGGGACCAGAACCTGCAGCTACACCTGCTGTGCTACAGCCCGGCAAATGTGTGA
- the VWA5B2 gene encoding von Willebrand factor A domain-containing protein 5B2 isoform X3 gives MPGLYCPSSWTPLPLTDSWVRACANGPCLSLRARLTYHNPQPQPVEGVFVYPLAEAEVVSGFEAEAAGRRVSFQLQSRRRLQAACCRALGPGWGASTPRRCPQGHLVLDPAQARSALVLPTGLINAAGTMTVTLCSSRELPSRPDGVLRVALPSVLTPLASSGPPGPPRPPGLCDDRLGLCPTSCFGVGSPQEEGFAWEEPAAPQDVFSGPARCPALYTFSFEMLVTGPCLLAGLESPSHALRADAPPHASSAATICVTLAEGHRCDRALEILLYPSEPHQPHLMLEAGSLSSAEYEAQVRARRDFQRLQRRDSDGDRQVWFLQRRFHKDILLNPVLVLSFCPDLSSKPGHLGTATRELLFLLDGSSVAHKDAIVLAVKSLPPQTLINLAVFGTAVQPLFPESRPCSDDTVQLICDSVETLQAASGPPDVLAALTWAMGQPQHRAHPRQLFLLTAASPLAAATHQSLDLMRWHRGAARCFSFGLGPACHQLLQGLSALSRGRAYFPRPGERLQPMLVQALRKALEPALSDISVDWFVPDAVEALLTPREIPALYPGDRLLGYCSLFRVDGFRPRAPGGPEPGWQSLGGSVFPSPEEAPSANSPGTEPTGTSELLGTGTVSAELSSPWAAGDSEQTGTDALTEPVTDPGPNPSSDTAIWRRIFQSSYIREQYVLTHCSASPEPGPGSTGSSESPGSQGPGSPESMAPLHPPSQQGCRSLAWGEPAGSRSCPLPPPPLAPVKSGALSAEVLGRRRRVALAGRSLSSPPGQVNPVPGHPQHPSLGTAPDGPGPESGQQLGQGLDDSGNLLSPAPMDWDMLMEPPFLFTALPPNGESAPPAEALPPQAPRCHVVIRALCGEQPMCWEVGVGLETLWGPGDDGSLPLSSPEREGAWDQALHRLTAASVVRDNEQLALRGGAEATADRGHARRSWLRALQTSKVSSAPSCFTCPVAVDATTREVLPSALQVRSSELAELLSTSPAPQGHLDATPLSTDVQSRGPQGGSPVAGWNLNPNGNPKLATGSPPRLPPKPPSRLSLGGGRARGSDSHRLHSPHRGQASDSNSEGSDHDYLPLVRLQEAPGSFRLDAPFCAAVRIPQERLCRASPFAVHRASLSPTSASSPWALLGPGVGQGDSATASCSPSPSSGSEGPGQVDSGRGSDTEASEGAEGLGGADLRGRTWATAVALAWLEHRCAAAFGEWELAAAKADCWLRAQHLPDGLDLAALKAAARGLFLLLRHWDQNLQLHLLCYSPANV, from the exons ATGCCCGGCCTGTACTGCCCCTCCAGCTGGACGCCGCTGCCCCTCACCGATTCCTGGGTTCGGGCCTGCGCCAACGGCCCATGCCTCAGCCTGCGGGCCCGGCTCACCTACCACAATCCGCAACCGCAGCCGGTGGAAG GCGTGTTCGTGTACCCACTGGCGGAGGCCGAAGTGGTCTCGGGCTTCGAGGCGGAGGCGGCCGGACGGCGCGTCTCGTTCCAGCTGCAGAGCCGGCGACGCTTGCAGGCCGCTTGCTGCCGCGCTCTGGGCCCCGGGTGGGGGGCCTCCACGCCCCGCCGCTGCCCGCAGG GTCATCTTGTCTTGGATCCGGCCCAGGCCCGGTCTGCACTGGTGCTGCCCACAGGCCTCATCAACGCGGCTGGCACCATGACGGTGACCCTGTGCAGCAGCCGGGAGCTGCCCTCCAGGCCTGATGGGGTGCTGCGCGTGGCTCTCCCCTCTGTGCTCACCCCGCTGGCCTCATCAGGCCCACCGGGGCCCCCCAGGCCTCCGGGGCTCTGTGACGACAGGTTGGGCCTATG CCCCACCAGCTGCTTTGGGGTGGGCAGCCCTCAGGAGGAAGGGTTTGCCTGGGAGGAGCCTGCTGCCCCTCAGGATGTGTTCTCAGGCCCTGCCCGCTGCCCTGCCCTGTACACCTTCTCCTTCGAGATGCTGGTCACTGGGCCATGCCTGCTGGCAG GCCTGGAGAGCCCCTCTCATGCTCTGCGGGCTGATGCCCCCCCTCATGCCAGCTCTGCAGCCACCATCTGTGTCACACTAGCAGAGGGCCACCGCTGTGACCGCGCATTGGAGATCCTGCTGTACCCCAGTG AGCCCCACCAGCCACACTTGATGCTAGAGGCTGGCAGCCTGAGCTCAGCAGAATATGAGGCCCAGGTGAGGGCCCGCCGGGACTTCCAGAGGCTACAGCGAAGGGACAGTGATGGGGACCGGCAG GTGTGGTTCCTGCAACGCCGCTTCCACAAGGACATCCTGCTGAATCCGGTGCTGGTGCTTAGCTTCTGCCCAGACTTGAGCTCCAAGCCGGGACACCTGGGCACAGCTACCCGGGAGCTCCTTTTCCTGCTGGACGGCAGCAGTGTAGCACACAAG GATGCCATTGTTCTGGCTGTGAAGTCACTACCACCACAGACACTCATCAACCTGGCTGTGTTTGGCACGGCGGTGCAGCCCCTCTTCCCAGAGAGCCGACCTTGCAGTGAC GACACTGTGCAACTGATCTGCGACAGTGTTGAGACCCTGCAGGCTGCAAGTGGTCCCCCAGATGTGCTGGCTGCACTGACCTGGGCCATGGGGCAGCCCCAGCACAGGGCCCACCCCAGGCAGCTATTCCTGCTGACCGCTGCCTCGCCCTTGGCTGCTGCCACCCATCAAAGCCTGGACCTCATGAGATGGCACAGGGGGGCAGCCAG GTGCTTCTCCTTTGGGCTGGGGCCTGCCTGCCACCAGCTGCTTCAGGGTCTGTCTGCTCTCAGTAGAGGCCGGGCCTACTTCCCAAGGCCTGGGGAGAGGCTGCAGCCCATG CTGGTGCAGGCTCTGCGGAAGGCACTGGAGCCCGCCCTGAGCGACATCTCTGTGGACTGGTTTGTGCCCGACGCGGTGGAGGCACTGCTGACACCCCGGGAGATCCCGGCACTCTACCCTGGGGACCGGCTGCTCGGCTACTGCTCGCTGTTCAGGGTGGATGGCTTCCGGCCCCGTGCCCCCGGG GGCCCAGAACCTGGCTGGCAGAGCTTGGGAGGCTCCGTGTTCCCATCCCCAGAGGAAGCACCATCTGCCAATAGTCCTGGCACTGAGCCCACTGGCACCTCGGAGCTGCTGGGAACAGGCACTGTGTCAGCGGAGCTGTCCAGCCCGTGGGCTGCTGGGGACTCAGAGCAGA CAGGTACTGATGCTCTGACAGAGCCTGTCACAGACCCTGGACCCAACCCCTCCTCGGATACGGCCATATGGCGCCGCATCTTCCAGTCGTCCTACATCCGGGAGCAGTATGTGCTCACCCACTGCTCCGCCAGCCCTGAGCCAGGTCCAGGTTCCACAGGCAGCAGCGAATCCCCTGGCTCCCAAGGCCCTGGCTCCCCCGAGAGCATGGCTCCCCTGCATCCCCCTTCTCAGCAGGGCTGCCGCAGCCTGGCCTGGGGAGAACCTGCAGGCTCCCGCTCCTGCCCCCTGCCTCCGCCCCCGCTGGCTCCAGTCAAG TCTGGGGCCTTGAGCGCGGAGGTGCTAGGTCGTCGACGCAGAGTGGCTCTGGCTGGCCGGAGCCTCTCATCGCCCCCAGGCCAGGTGAACCCAGTCCCTGGCCATCCCCAGCACCCCTCTCTGGGCACAGCACCCGACGGGCCAGGCCCTGAGTCAGGGCAGCAGCTGGGACAGGGCCTGGATGACTCAG GAAAcctgctctccccagcccctATGGACTGGGACATGTTGATGGAACCCCCCTTCTTATTCACGGCTCTGCCCCCCAATGGGGAGTCGGCTCCTCCAGCAGAGGCACTGCCTCCCCAGGCTCCACGCTGCCATGTGGTGATCCGGGCCCTGTGTGGGGAGCAGCCTATGTGCTGGGAGGTGGGTGTTGGCCTAGAGACACTGTGGGGACCTGGTGATGATGGCTCACTGCCTCTGTCATCCCCTGAAAGAGAAGGTGCTTGGGACCAAGCACTCCATCGGCTGACAGCAGCCTCCGTGGTCCGGGACAATGAGCAGCTGGCCCTCCGTGGAGGGGCTGAGGCCACGGCTGACCGAG GCCATGCCCGGAGGTCCTGGCTCCGAGCCCTTCAGACAAGCAAGGTcagctctgccccttcctgcttcACTTGCCCAGTAGCTGTGGATGCCACCACCAGGGAGGTCCTACCCTCAGCCCTGCAGGTGCGGAGCTCAG AGCTGGCTGAGCTCCTAAGCACTTCTCCTGCCCCTCAGGGCCATCTAGATGCAACTCCTCTGTCCACAGATGTGCAGTCTAGAG GACCTCAGGGAGGCTCTCCGGTGGCCGGCTGGAACCTGAACCCAAATGGCAACCCCAAGTTGGCCACCGGAAGTCCTCCTCGCCTCCCCCCCAAGCCTCCTTCTAGGCTcagcctgggtggggggagggccagaggctCTGACAGCCACCGACTCCACAGCCCCCACCGGGGCCAGGCTAGTGACAGCAACAGTGAAGGCAGCGACCACGACTACTTGCCCTTG GTGCGGCTGCAGGAGGCTCCTGGCTCCTTCCGTCTGGACGCGCCCTTCTGTGCAGCGGTGCGCATCCCGCAGGAACGCCTGTGCCGCGCCTCGCCCTTCGCTGTGCACCGCGCCAGCCTCAGCCCCACCTCGGCCTCCTCTCCCTGGGCACTTCTGGGACCAGGTGTGGGCCAGGGCGACAGTGCCACAGCCTCCTGCAGCCCGTCCCCCAGCTCAGGCTCCGAGGGCCCAGGCCAGGTGGACAGCGGGAGGGGCTCCGACACCGAGGCCTCAGAGGGCGCCGAAGGGCTAGGCGGTGCCGACCTGCGGGGCCGGACCTGGGCCACAGCTGTGGCCCTCGCGTGGCTGGAGCACCGCTGCGCTGCCGCCTTTGGCGAGTGGGAACTTGCAGCGGCTAAAGCCGACTGTTGGCTGCGGGCGCAGCACCTGCCGGATGGCCTTGACCTGGCTGCCCTCAAAGCTGCGGCTCGGggtctcttcctgctgctccgcCACTGGGACCAGAACCTGCAGCTACACCTGCTGTGCTACAGCCCGGCAAATGTGTGA